A window of Sutcliffiella cohnii contains these coding sequences:
- a CDS encoding sigma-70 family RNA polymerase sigma factor, translated as MQTELVKKAKKGDEDSFYTLMVHHKDQLYRIAYAHLKNEQDSLEAIQEVTFRAFKAIKKLKEPQYFSTWLIRIMMNYCSDELKKKKKVILQGEQFEVPTTDQHPLHLEVAEAVNNLDEPYHTVIYLKYLEDLKIKDIAVVMDTPEGTVKTWLSKGLQMLRSYFNEKGGKNHV; from the coding sequence GTGCAAACAGAACTAGTGAAAAAAGCCAAAAAGGGAGATGAAGATTCGTTTTATACGTTGATGGTCCACCATAAAGATCAACTATATCGGATTGCATACGCTCATTTAAAAAATGAACAAGACTCATTAGAAGCAATACAAGAAGTAACCTTCCGTGCTTTTAAAGCGATAAAAAAATTAAAAGAACCACAATATTTTTCCACATGGCTCATTCGGATTATGATGAACTATTGCAGTGATGAACTAAAGAAGAAGAAAAAAGTAATCCTTCAAGGCGAACAATTTGAAGTACCAACTACGGATCAACATCCGCTTCATTTAGAAGTAGCTGAAGCGGTGAACAATCTAGATGAGCCTTACCATACGGTTATCTACTTAAAGTATTTAGAGGATTTAAAAATAAAGGATATTGCGGTAGTGATGGATACGCCGGAAGGGACAGTTAAAACATGGCTATCGAAAGGATTACAGATGCTTCGTAGTTATTTCAATGAAAAAGGAGGGAAGAATCATGTTTGA
- a CDS encoding DNA polymerase thumb domain-containing protein yields MPNNKTLCVDMKSFYASCSAVMLGLDPMTCYLAVVGNTERQGSVVLAASPKLKKEFGIKTGSRRFEIPNDRRIQVVNPQMATYLRISTEITRLFNRYVPKESIHTYSVDESFLQVDGVESIWGDAETIAWKIKDGIEREFQLPCAVGIGPNMLMSKLCLDLEAKKKGVAEWTYSDVKTKLWKVSPLREMWGIGSRVEKTLNRMGIFNVGQLANYPLELLEKKFGIMGNQLYHHAWGIDFSQPGAPLMQGQISFGKSQILLRDYHDPKEIKRVLLEICEEVARRARQHNKAGRTVSLGIGYSKEEFGGGFHRSKTIESPTNITMDIYETCLELFEKFYEGKTVRQISVSLSNIVEDSEIQLSLFELDRPKRRQLGYVMDQIRHKHGSASLLRAVSYTAAGTAKHRSTLVGGHKA; encoded by the coding sequence ATGCCTAACAACAAGACTTTATGCGTAGATATGAAAAGTTTTTACGCAAGTTGCTCAGCGGTAATGCTTGGATTAGACCCGATGACATGTTATTTGGCAGTTGTCGGTAATACAGAAAGACAAGGGAGTGTAGTACTAGCAGCTTCTCCAAAATTAAAAAAAGAATTCGGTATTAAAACAGGGTCCAGAAGATTTGAAATCCCAAATGACCGACGAATTCAAGTCGTAAACCCCCAAATGGCAACGTACTTACGTATTTCAACCGAAATTACAAGATTATTTAATCGTTACGTCCCGAAAGAATCGATTCATACGTATAGTGTTGACGAGAGTTTTTTACAAGTGGACGGAGTGGAATCAATTTGGGGAGATGCCGAAACGATTGCATGGAAAATAAAAGATGGGATTGAAAGGGAGTTTCAATTACCGTGTGCAGTTGGGATTGGTCCGAACATGTTAATGTCGAAGCTCTGTCTTGACCTCGAGGCGAAGAAAAAAGGAGTAGCCGAGTGGACGTATAGCGATGTGAAAACAAAACTATGGAAAGTTTCTCCGCTTCGTGAAATGTGGGGGATTGGCTCTCGTGTGGAAAAAACGTTAAATCGAATGGGAATTTTTAATGTCGGGCAGTTAGCTAATTATCCGTTAGAGTTACTGGAGAAAAAATTTGGTATTATGGGCAACCAACTGTACCATCATGCGTGGGGAATTGACTTTTCACAACCGGGGGCTCCGCTCATGCAAGGCCAAATTAGCTTCGGTAAAAGCCAAATACTATTGCGCGACTATCATGATCCGAAAGAGATTAAGCGTGTGCTTCTTGAAATTTGTGAAGAAGTAGCAAGAAGAGCTCGTCAACACAATAAAGCAGGTCGAACGGTGAGCCTCGGTATTGGTTACAGTAAAGAAGAGTTTGGTGGTGGATTTCATCGTTCCAAGACGATAGAGAGCCCAACTAACATTACAATGGATATTTATGAAACGTGTCTAGAGCTGTTTGAAAAATTTTATGAAGGAAAAACAGTTCGACAAATTTCAGTCTCACTTTCTAACATAGTGGAAGATAGCGAAATACAATTAAGTTTATTTGAGCTCGATCGTCCGAAAAGGCGTCAGCTCGGCTATGTTATGGACCAAATTCGTCATAAACACGGCTCAGCTAGCTTACTAAGAGCGGTATCTTACACGGCTGCAGGGACAGCGAAGCATCGAAGTACATTAGTTGGTGGACATAAAGCATAA
- a CDS encoding SDR family NAD(P)-dependent oxidoreductase has product MGKLMNKNIVITGASSGIGEKVARKVAEMGARPILLARSKEKLQSLSERINRLTSVNCLFYQLDVSDSEQVKVVFNRIMEEVGHIDILVNNAGFAIFDAFHEASLEDMDNMFKVNVLGLMACTKEVLPSMMERNSGHIINIASQAGKLGTPKSSGYAATKHAVLGFTNSLRMELAKTNVYVSAVNPGPIETSFFDVADKSGNYVNSVKKYMLKPDYVAEKIVQLMMNPKRELNLPRWMNVGSVLYNLFPNLADKLTGNLLNKK; this is encoded by the coding sequence ATGGGAAAACTTATGAATAAAAATATTGTCATTACAGGTGCTTCCTCTGGTATTGGGGAAAAGGTTGCACGGAAGGTGGCAGAGATGGGAGCTAGACCTATCTTACTAGCGAGATCTAAAGAGAAGTTGCAAAGCTTAAGTGAACGAATTAATCGTTTAACTTCCGTAAACTGTCTATTTTATCAACTGGATGTTAGTGATTCGGAGCAAGTAAAAGTTGTCTTTAACCGCATTATGGAAGAAGTAGGGCACATTGATATTCTTGTAAACAATGCGGGGTTTGCTATATTTGATGCATTTCATGAGGCTAGTTTAGAAGATATGGATAATATGTTTAAGGTTAATGTGCTCGGATTAATGGCATGTACGAAGGAAGTTCTCCCTTCTATGATGGAAAGGAACAGTGGTCATATTATTAATATTGCTTCACAAGCAGGTAAGCTAGGGACACCTAAATCAAGTGGTTATGCAGCTACTAAACATGCTGTATTAGGTTTTACGAATAGTCTTCGTATGGAGCTTGCAAAAACAAATGTTTACGTTTCAGCAGTGAACCCTGGACCAATCGAAACGAGCTTTTTTGATGTTGCCGATAAATCGGGAAACTATGTTAACTCAGTCAAAAAATATATGCTTAAACCAGATTACGTTGCAGAAAAAATAGTCCAACTAATGATGAATCCTAAACGTGAACTTAATTTGCCTAGATGGATGAATGTTGGAAGTGTTCTATATAATTTGTTTCCTAATTTGGCAGATAAACTAACTGGAAATCTGTTGAATAAAAAATAA
- a CDS encoding MBL fold metallo-hydrolase, with protein MVKVTSKQQIQQITIPTPFPVGDVHTYVILGEKVTLVDAGVRTKEAWEYFKQELNVIGLTPDDIDQIVVTHQHPDHVGLIDFFRKDIPVIGHERSHLWMIKDEAYLKTHTEFYLSILSEAGVDQRFFPLTEKVNDMLHFSCNRGLTDLVDEGDSVQGLDGWKVLYTPGHSSAHISLWHEEKGTLIGGDVLLAHISPNPLIEPCYPGEDERRKALVEYIASLEKLSLLPIRQVLPGHGDIISNAKELIEERLRKQEKRAEKVLAFIRKQPRTAYEVCVHLFPTVYEKQLMLTLSETIGQLDYLEDAKMIEVDRNNVPHQYRGIINESNKG; from the coding sequence ATGGTGAAAGTTACAAGTAAGCAACAAATACAACAAATTACAATTCCAACACCGTTTCCAGTGGGGGATGTTCATACATATGTCATCTTAGGGGAAAAGGTGACACTCGTTGATGCAGGGGTGCGGACGAAAGAAGCATGGGAATATTTTAAACAAGAGTTAAATGTTATTGGCTTAACACCGGATGATATTGATCAAATCGTTGTCACGCATCAACACCCTGATCATGTCGGGTTAATTGATTTTTTTCGTAAAGACATCCCAGTAATCGGCCATGAAAGATCGCATCTTTGGATGATAAAGGATGAAGCTTATTTAAAAACACATACCGAGTTTTATTTATCCATACTTTCAGAAGCAGGGGTAGACCAACGCTTTTTTCCATTAACGGAAAAAGTGAACGATATGCTTCATTTTTCTTGTAATCGAGGACTTACCGATTTAGTCGATGAAGGAGACTCCGTTCAAGGATTAGATGGTTGGAAAGTACTTTATACTCCTGGACATTCTAGTGCACATATCAGCTTATGGCATGAAGAAAAAGGAACACTCATTGGTGGAGATGTTTTACTTGCGCATATTTCACCTAATCCTCTTATTGAACCTTGTTACCCTGGAGAAGATGAAAGAAGAAAAGCGTTAGTGGAATATATAGCTTCTTTAGAAAAGTTGAGCTTATTACCAATTCGTCAAGTTTTGCCTGGACACGGTGATATTATTTCAAATGCAAAAGAGCTAATAGAAGAAAGATTACGAAAGCAAGAAAAACGTGCGGAAAAAGTACTAGCTTTTATTCGCAAACAACCGAGAACTGCTTATGAGGTATGTGTACACCTTTTTCCAACCGTATATGAAAAACAGCTAATGTTAACGTTATCGGAAACAATAGGTCAATTAGATTATTTAGAGGATGCAAAAATGATAGAGGTAGATAGAAATAATGTACCGCATCAGTATCGAGGAATAATCAATGAAAGCAATAAGGGTTAG
- a CDS encoding DUF4179 domain-containing protein, which translates to MFEKEEGKLEGLRKKYNDIPIPPNVDEYILSGIRKEKRRRATTRWKWGAIAASIFFIVMLTSIRVSPTFADYVSSIPGLQKIVDIVRNDKGLVAAIENDYMQEINKSVEKNGITLTVDAIIMDEDVSLLFYTIVADQDYPSLFLNDPTLISESGEDLQLGYSYSSHSEIKKNEPVTGILTIADYKHGSIPESLQFRTNIKNDFSDVVEDLHVSFSYDKEKFAKIKKVYEVDQTITVEDQKIYVDRMEIRPTRIVVYVEYNNENKQEIFGFDDIQLVDGNGEVWTPTDGLVYDKLDENKIALNFQSNYFAEPNELFLTFTSLRALPKEEIEVTIDLEKNKIVNAPKDGKLAFVDSSFWDVTFELMVDEQDYYHHRPLFHSTFTDANGKEYSFNNSSGSSTEEGIHVKTMGGVNMNEVASPITLTISDYPNRLRKDVRLQLK; encoded by the coding sequence ATGTTTGAGAAGGAAGAGGGAAAATTAGAAGGATTAAGAAAAAAGTATAACGATATTCCGATTCCACCAAATGTGGATGAATACATTTTAAGCGGCATTAGAAAAGAAAAAAGAAGAAGAGCCACAACTAGATGGAAATGGGGGGCAATAGCTGCCAGTATTTTTTTCATTGTCATGTTAACTTCGATTAGAGTTTCTCCCACGTTCGCTGACTATGTAAGCTCCATTCCTGGACTGCAAAAAATTGTAGACATTGTTCGTAATGACAAAGGTTTAGTAGCAGCTATCGAAAATGACTACATGCAGGAAATTAACAAGTCAGTGGAGAAAAACGGTATTACATTAACGGTCGATGCAATTATTATGGATGAAGACGTCTCGTTGCTTTTTTACACAATTGTAGCTGATCAAGACTATCCTTCGCTTTTCTTAAATGACCCAACATTAATTTCAGAAAGTGGAGAGGATTTGCAGTTAGGCTATAGTTATAGTAGTCATTCAGAAATAAAAAAAAATGAGCCAGTTACCGGTATTTTAACTATTGCTGATTATAAACATGGTTCTATTCCCGAATCCTTACAATTCCGTACGAACATTAAAAACGACTTTAGCGATGTTGTGGAAGATTTACACGTTTCCTTTTCTTACGATAAAGAGAAGTTCGCAAAGATAAAAAAGGTGTATGAAGTGGATCAAACGATAACGGTGGAAGATCAAAAAATATATGTAGACCGAATGGAAATTCGCCCAACAAGAATTGTCGTTTATGTGGAGTACAATAACGAGAACAAGCAAGAAATTTTCGGTTTTGATGATATCCAGCTTGTAGATGGAAATGGAGAAGTTTGGACCCCTACCGATGGCTTAGTATATGATAAGTTAGATGAAAATAAAATAGCTCTAAATTTTCAAAGTAACTATTTTGCGGAACCAAATGAGTTGTTTTTAACATTTACATCCCTTCGTGCACTCCCGAAAGAAGAAATCGAAGTGACGATTGATTTAGAAAAAAACAAAATAGTAAATGCCCCAAAAGATGGTAAACTTGCATTCGTCGATAGCTCTTTTTGGGACGTAACATTTGAATTAATGGTGGACGAACAAGATTATTACCACCATAGACCTCTATTTCACTCGACTTTTACGGATGCAAATGGGAAAGAATATTCCTTCAATAATAGTTCCGGCTCCTCTACAGAAGAAGGTATTCATGTGAAAACGATGGGTGGAGTGAACATGAATGAAGTAGCAAGCCCAATTACATTGACTATTAGTGACTATCCAAACCGTCTACGTAAAGACGTTCGACTACAATTAAAATAA
- a CDS encoding HPr family phosphocarrier protein, translated as MVVTVLKPIFGEAASKVVNTTSSYSGTVLFKKEHWVIDAKSLLGLLALALQPGQEVEITADEGTEVIEALLQLGMFEKKS; from the coding sequence ATGGTAGTTACTGTATTAAAGCCGATTTTCGGTGAAGCAGCTAGCAAAGTTGTCAATACAACGAGCTCTTATTCTGGAACAGTACTTTTTAAAAAAGAACATTGGGTAATTGACGCCAAAAGTTTACTAGGCTTATTAGCCCTAGCTCTTCAACCTGGCCAAGAAGTAGAAATTACAGCAGATGAAGGTACAGAAGTGATTGAAGCACTATTACAGTTAGGAATGTTTGAAAAAAAATCATGA
- the proC gene encoding pyrroline-5-carboxylate reductase — MKIAFLGAGSMAEAIISGLIKRGIANPSDISVTNRQDVERLNLIARIYGVTTETNKEKAVSEANVVFLAIKPKDAKEALQSIASYVNNDTLIISVLAGVSIESIQQLLQKEVRVIRAMPNTSATVGLSATAISVGENVTEDEYEFARTLFSAIGSCSIVKEDQLHAVTGLSGSGPAYVYYVAEALEKAALEQGLEHEVARKLIQQTLLGAAEMLGRTKKEPAQLRREVTSPGGTTEAGISILQQSETAEAIQACVKRATERSRELGDMLIRELEDTKI; from the coding sequence ATGAAGATTGCATTTCTCGGTGCTGGATCGATGGCAGAAGCGATTATTAGTGGCTTAATAAAAAGGGGGATTGCAAACCCGAGTGATATTTCCGTTACGAATAGACAAGACGTAGAACGGCTAAACCTTATTGCCAGAATTTATGGCGTAACCACTGAAACAAATAAAGAAAAAGCAGTGTCGGAAGCAAATGTAGTTTTTCTTGCGATAAAGCCAAAGGACGCGAAAGAAGCGTTACAATCGATAGCTTCTTACGTTAATAATGATACGTTAATTATTTCTGTTTTAGCTGGAGTTTCGATAGAGTCCATACAACAATTATTACAAAAAGAAGTTCGTGTTATTCGCGCGATGCCTAATACATCGGCTACCGTTGGGTTATCGGCTACCGCCATTTCTGTCGGTGAAAATGTAACCGAGGATGAGTATGAATTTGCAAGGACGTTATTTTCTGCCATTGGATCATGCTCGATTGTAAAGGAAGATCAATTACATGCCGTAACAGGTTTATCTGGAAGTGGTCCAGCTTATGTTTATTACGTTGCAGAAGCGTTAGAGAAAGCCGCTCTTGAACAAGGATTGGAACATGAGGTGGCAAGAAAACTTATACAGCAAACGTTGTTAGGAGCAGCGGAGATGTTAGGAAGAACTAAAAAGGAACCAGCACAACTGCGAAGAGAAGTAACAAGTCCAGGCGGTACAACGGAAGCAGGTATTTCTATCTTACAACAATCAGAAACAGCAGAGGCTATTCAAGCTTGCGTGAAGCGGGCGACAGAACGCTCTCGTGAACTTGGGGATATGTTGATAAGAGAATTGGAAGATACGAAAATATAA
- a CDS encoding DUF3221 domain-containing protein has protein sequence MKYMKFFLFVSCFFLLMACGTTNNGATNGGTGSDQDDPAQEEEGVKDLTGHIVSIDGNRILVTGENAHNSVSATWYTIDDNTLITLASGREPGIVLQVGMKVETWNTGIVLESFPSQASAVKIIVDDSQPLKEREAIEQALSEVDPSQPWLVATVEEEGDMYKVTLKNLLSDDEEVEIEVKVE, from the coding sequence ATGAAATATATGAAATTCTTTCTTTTCGTTAGCTGTTTTTTCTTATTAATGGCTTGTGGAACAACGAATAATGGTGCAACAAATGGTGGTACTGGTTCAGATCAAGACGATCCAGCACAAGAGGAAGAAGGGGTAAAAGATTTAACAGGGCACATTGTATCCATTGATGGAAACCGCATCCTCGTTACTGGTGAAAATGCTCACAATAGTGTTTCTGCTACATGGTATACAATAGATGATAATACGCTCATTACGCTTGCTAGTGGTAGAGAGCCTGGTATCGTATTGCAGGTTGGCATGAAAGTAGAAACGTGGAACACAGGAATTGTATTAGAGTCTTTTCCTTCCCAAGCAAGTGCTGTAAAAATAATCGTAGATGATAGCCAACCATTAAAAGAAAGAGAAGCGATTGAACAGGCACTTAGTGAAGTCGATCCGAGTCAACCTTGGTTAGTAGCAACGGTTGAGGAGGAAGGGGATATGTATAAGGTTACATTGAAAAACCTTCTCTCCGATGACGAAGAAGTTGAAATAGAAGTGAAAGTTGAATAA
- a CDS encoding ABC transporter ATP-binding protein: MILQVQNIHKSYGKQKVLKDITFTIDKPEIVALVGPNGSGKSTLLSIITNLLSAESGEVRILNRTNKDLGIFREISFMQDNTVLYDYLTGFDHLQFIADLQGLTKEQIMENAERIGITSYLHKTVSNYSLGMKQHLLLAMATLNRPKLLILDEPLNGLDPTSSIKVRNLLIELNKEGTAILLSSHNLAEIDRVTSRVLFLKDGTLMDEDLSQFEQACYLITVNQPLYAVELLQKSGIQTVESNEKLSIYSNDTSIHEVISLLVKNELTILDIEKKVIGSEDRYRKIFEAEKDIAL; the protein is encoded by the coding sequence ATGATTCTACAAGTTCAAAACATCCACAAATCATATGGAAAACAAAAAGTATTAAAGGACATTACGTTTACAATAGACAAACCGGAAATTGTTGCACTAGTTGGACCTAATGGTTCTGGGAAATCTACCTTACTTAGTATTATTACGAATCTACTTTCTGCAGAAAGTGGGGAAGTTAGAATATTAAATCGAACGAACAAAGACTTGGGAATTTTTAGAGAAATTTCTTTTATGCAAGATAACACAGTATTGTATGACTATTTAACAGGATTCGACCACCTTCAATTTATTGCTGACTTACAAGGTCTCACAAAAGAACAAATTATGGAGAATGCTGAACGTATTGGTATAACAAGTTATTTGCATAAAACCGTAAGTAATTATTCGCTTGGAATGAAGCAGCATTTATTACTTGCTATGGCAACACTCAATAGGCCGAAACTACTAATCTTGGACGAGCCACTAAATGGTTTAGATCCAACAAGTTCTATAAAAGTAAGAAATCTTTTGATTGAATTGAATAAAGAAGGGACAGCTATTCTTCTTTCTTCTCATAATTTAGCTGAAATTGATCGTGTAACTTCCAGAGTTTTGTTTTTAAAAGATGGTACTTTAATGGATGAGGATCTCTCTCAATTTGAACAAGCCTGCTATTTAATTACTGTTAATCAACCATTATATGCAGTGGAGTTATTACAGAAGTCTGGGATACAAACAGTGGAATCAAATGAAAAGTTATCGATCTATTCGAATGATACCTCTATACATGAGGTAATATCTCTTTTAGTAAAAAACGAATTAACTATTCTAGATATCGAGAAGAAAGTGATAGGTTCGGAGGATCGCTACCGAAAGATTTTTGAAGCGGAAAAGGATATTGCTCTATGA
- a CDS encoding ABC transporter permease subunit: MKLLKFELKKLWKQKKFYWLLFIIFISSVGLFYTNYSVYEEKQKRAIEITDMYLEEINGIRHGLEELRRQDALSPIQEQQLEIIIEMNGSLLPWRYAINQENWERIPQLQSTFLQLLQEYVSHDGEFPLLQGIELESAIQKNEWLIEHQLSYEDEIFPVSPHLFVLENTSFLFGIIGLSVLLLLLGNIVTIEKEQHTIFTLKTQPVRKWEQTLSKFGSLLFVHIIFVSTALLLGILFPLLFTNYKLELAYPMPLISDNEVTIIPIYIFLIYRVIMFTFASWFVFSLILFISNWLKDSFTTLMSIAVILGIALVVTEYFPMLLSPFNPLYYFSSSRGELVQNSIVAYSISTGIVTCFLLLFSIIFQEKALGSQQGDGMKKPFRKGETISGNKLRNIFVFEWRKLVRRKLFIQMNVVLLLLLFAGYYLLAQQSIQKERTFIQNIEQSIEFFGNEENHIAPLNHYKEMAETQEEHREFYEGLIALEEMKIEYFQEYSMLMEDALDRYVNNNWDKFYEYLLHENRVRNQEEGIYEISQISHDYDLAGRFTVEVSIEEKLWLMENNVRPLFPGTLIPTIHHYFGKNQEGYEYFVEQNTKVDHSGLYSLYLLFQNHGQLAPIFLLLFLLGGGIATERGKKRTLSLLKTLPIAEKQIYIGKLLHSIVVSTLNLLGVFAVIVLIGAVFNRLGDWYYPILKYHSFSYTNSNKFTGSSVEGYGYEFLPLGEYLLHTITLTILVLLFLLTFTILLSTLFKNTLSVFATAGMIFISGYVLTNHFLTEKAHFSPFVYFNIPKITNGEVATILDNEKVNVISGSVVLFLTSSTFALIGYYLLWRKNKIDRLEVKERSTVNKSF; this comes from the coding sequence ATGAAGCTACTAAAATTTGAACTAAAGAAATTGTGGAAGCAAAAAAAATTCTATTGGTTATTATTTATTATTTTTATTAGCTCGGTTGGGTTATTTTACACCAATTATTCCGTTTATGAGGAGAAACAAAAACGTGCAATAGAAATAACCGATATGTATTTGGAGGAAATAAACGGTATTAGACATGGTTTAGAAGAACTGCGTAGGCAGGACGCTTTATCACCCATTCAAGAACAACAATTAGAAATTATTATTGAGATGAATGGTTCACTTCTTCCTTGGAGATATGCAATTAACCAAGAAAATTGGGAGAGAATACCACAATTACAAAGTACGTTTTTACAACTTTTACAAGAATATGTTAGCCACGATGGAGAGTTCCCGTTATTACAAGGTATAGAGTTAGAGAGTGCGATACAGAAAAACGAATGGCTCATTGAACATCAACTATCATACGAAGATGAAATTTTTCCAGTATCACCTCATCTTTTCGTGTTAGAGAATACTTCTTTTCTCTTTGGAATCATTGGTCTAAGTGTACTGCTTTTATTATTAGGAAACATTGTCACGATTGAAAAAGAACAACATACAATCTTCACATTAAAAACACAACCAGTCCGTAAGTGGGAACAAACATTATCTAAATTTGGTAGTTTACTATTTGTTCACATTATCTTTGTAAGCACTGCACTTTTATTAGGAATTTTATTCCCATTATTATTCACTAATTACAAGCTAGAACTTGCCTATCCGATGCCGCTTATTTCAGATAATGAAGTCACCATTATCCCTATTTATATTTTTTTAATATATAGAGTCATTATGTTTACTTTTGCAAGTTGGTTTGTTTTTTCCCTCATTCTTTTTATTAGTAATTGGTTGAAAGATTCATTTACTACGTTAATGAGCATCGCTGTAATACTAGGTATTGCGTTAGTCGTAACAGAATACTTTCCAATGCTACTTTCACCGTTTAATCCATTATACTATTTTAGTTCTTCAAGAGGGGAGTTAGTTCAAAACAGTATTGTAGCCTATAGTATTTCGACAGGGATTGTGACTTGCTTTCTACTATTGTTTAGCATTATTTTCCAAGAAAAAGCATTAGGTTCCCAGCAAGGGGACGGAATGAAAAAGCCATTTCGTAAAGGTGAGACAATAAGTGGAAATAAATTAAGAAATATATTCGTATTTGAATGGAGAAAGCTCGTCAGAAGAAAATTATTTATCCAAATGAATGTAGTATTACTTTTACTTTTATTCGCTGGATATTATTTGCTCGCTCAGCAGTCTATACAAAAGGAGCGTACATTTATTCAAAACATCGAGCAGTCCATTGAATTTTTCGGAAATGAAGAAAATCATATAGCTCCGTTAAATCATTACAAGGAGATGGCGGAAACACAAGAAGAACATAGGGAGTTTTATGAGGGTTTAATAGCGCTCGAAGAAATGAAAATCGAATATTTCCAAGAATATAGTATGTTAATGGAGGACGCACTTGATCGCTATGTAAATAATAATTGGGATAAGTTTTATGAGTACTTACTGCATGAAAACCGAGTGAGAAATCAAGAAGAAGGTATTTATGAAATAAGTCAAATTTCTCACGATTATGACCTTGCTGGAAGATTTACTGTAGAAGTAAGTATTGAGGAAAAACTCTGGCTCATGGAAAACAACGTACGTCCGTTATTCCCTGGAACTCTTATTCCGACGATTCACCACTATTTTGGAAAAAATCAGGAAGGCTATGAATATTTCGTGGAGCAAAATACAAAAGTGGATCATAGTGGCTTATATTCTCTTTATTTATTGTTTCAAAACCATGGTCAATTAGCTCCAATTTTCCTGTTACTATTTTTACTTGGTGGTGGTATCGCAACAGAAAGAGGAAAAAAACGGACACTTTCATTGCTGAAAACATTACCGATAGCAGAAAAGCAAATTTATATCGGTAAATTGCTTCACTCCATTGTCGTTTCCACACTGAATTTACTAGGCGTATTTGCGGTTATAGTTTTAATAGGTGCTGTTTTTAATAGATTGGGTGACTGGTACTATCCAATTCTTAAATATCACAGTTTTAGTTATACAAATTCAAATAAATTTACAGGGAGCAGTGTGGAAGGGTATGGCTATGAATTTTTACCTTTAGGTGAATATTTACTCCATACAATAACACTAACTATATTGGTACTGTTGTTTTTACTAACTTTTACTATTCTTCTATCTACTCTATTTAAAAATACACTTTCTGTATTTGCGACTGCTGGCATGATATTCATTAGTGGTTATGTATTAACGAATCACTTCCTAACTGAAAAAGCACATTTCTCACCTTTCGTTTATTTTAATATCCCGAAAATTACGAACGGAGAAGTGGCTACTATTTTAGATAACGAAAAGGTGAATGTTATATCAGGGAGCGTTGTTTTGTTTTTAACATCTAGCACTTTCGCCTTGATTGGTTATTATTTATTATGGAGGAAAAATAAGATAGATCGTTTAGAAGTTAAAGAAAGATCAACGGTAAATAAGAGTTTTTAA
- a CDS encoding YolD-like family protein: MIRDRGSIKWTAMMLPEHVKLLRDWAKEDNDVTKPQLDEQHVDYMNEQIGEAMEIGSEVTITYYEKKRYHLFIGTIHHVDPIKSRLHVVDKFGEASYLPLENILDITG; this comes from the coding sequence TTGATTCGTGATAGAGGGAGTATAAAGTGGACAGCAATGATGTTACCAGAACATGTAAAGCTGTTAAGAGATTGGGCAAAGGAAGATAATGATGTAACAAAGCCGCAACTAGATGAGCAACATGTTGATTATATGAACGAGCAAATAGGAGAGGCGATGGAAATAGGTAGTGAAGTGACGATTACGTATTACGAGAAAAAGCGATATCATCTATTTATCGGCACAATTCACCATGTTGATCCGATAAAATCTCGATTACACGTAGTGGACAAATTTGGAGAAGCATCGTATTTACCGTTAGAAAACATTTTAGACATTACAGGATAA